The sequence ACAATCGAACAACAAGCCGTGCGCATCGAGTCTCAAATAGAAAATTTAGAAACACCCTTACATAAACATCAGCTTTTAACAAACTTATATAATGAAAATCGTACTCTTTACTATTATGTCGTGACAAAAAATGTGACTGACTATTTGCCAATTATTTATACACCAACTATCGGAGACGCAGTAATTCATTACCATGCAGATTACAATGCGCCAGATGAAGCTCTATTTATTGATGCGTTTGCACCTGAAAAATTAAGCGCATCTATAAAAAACTATGCAAAAAATAATCCGAATATTGATATGATTGTTATAACAGACGGTGAAGGCGTGCTCGGAATTGGCGACTGGGGTGTGAATGGGGTCAAAATCGCTGTTGGAAAATTAGCGGTTTATACAGTTGCAGCTGGACTTGCACCAGACCGTGTGCTGCCAGTTGTTATTGATGCCGGAACGAATAACGAAACGCTTCTTAATAATCCAATGTATTTAGGAAATAAACGCCCTCGCCTTGCTGAAAGTGAATATGATGCTTTTATTGCTTCCTTTGTGGAAGTTATGAAAGAAGTTTTCCCGAAAGCTATTCTTCACTGGGAAGACTTTGGGCGCGCAAATGCAAGTCGGATTCTGCACAATTACCGTGATAAAATTTGTACATTTAACGATGATATTCAAGGGACTGGCGCCATGGTGGTTGCTGCTGTTCTTGCGACGATTCAAGTTTCCCAAATACCATTAAGTGAACAAAAAATTATTATTTTCGGAGCTGGAACTGCTGGAATCGGCATCGCTGATCAACTTAGTGCACAATTAATGCGCGAAACTGGTCTCCCTTTTGAAACAGCTAAAAAACATTTTTATTTAGTTGATCGAAACGGTTTAGTGCTTGATAATATGACAGACTTAACTACCGGGCAAAAGAAATATGCGCATCCGTCTACTGAGTGGTCTAATGTGCCCACAGATACGTTAGAAAACTTAATGGAAGCTGTTCATCCAACAATGTTAATCGGCTGTTCTGGTGTTCCGGGTGCCTTTAAAGAGAGCATCGTCAAAAAAATGACCCAGTATACAGAAC comes from Listeria monocytogenes and encodes:
- a CDS encoding NAD-dependent malic enzyme, with the translated sequence MTLKSGFDYMNNPLLNKGTAFSKEERASYQLDGLLPPIIETIEQQAVRIESQIENLETPLHKHQLLTNLYNENRTLYYYVVTKNVTDYLPIIYTPTIGDAVIHYHADYNAPDEALFIDAFAPEKLSASIKNYAKNNPNIDMIVITDGEGVLGIGDWGVNGVKIAVGKLAVYTVAAGLAPDRVLPVVIDAGTNNETLLNNPMYLGNKRPRLAESEYDAFIASFVEVMKEVFPKAILHWEDFGRANASRILHNYRDKICTFNDDIQGTGAMVVAAVLATIQVSQIPLSEQKIIIFGAGTAGIGIADQLSAQLMRETGLPFETAKKHFYLVDRNGLVLDNMTDLTTGQKKYAHPSTEWSNVPTDTLENLMEAVHPTMLIGCSGVPGAFKESIVKKMTQYTERPAILPLSNPTKLAEATASDLIQWTDGKALIVTGSPSKPVEYQHTTYEIGQANNALLYPGLGLGALITRAKYITDGMLAAASIAVAEQISPNEPGAALLPHVRTLRKTSRAVAIAVANQAIKENIHQVELTNVTEAIDREMWQPIYKGV